A window of the Butyricimonas virosa genome harbors these coding sequences:
- a CDS encoding zinc-dependent metalloprotease encodes MNVRTGILIFAGLLLAKTSEAQLFGKKLGELGPVTTKQDSAVGASSYADILKDAEVHEGMFKIFKKKQKVYFEIPQSLLNKDMLLSSRVTATSNNTDVSGGEMPLHPLLVKFTRDEEQVYLHRLSPLNQCDPMSPIYQSLQRNNVDPIMEAFKIVCGNADSTGVVIDVSFFFCSDQKELSPFKPRTPLSFILGENPLEGSFSSDKSTILEVKSFPLNLNIKSRLVYTVDDYPFTAIMTRSIILLPDKPMRPRISDVRIGYFPLRKHIYTEKVDELKKVDYIQRWRIEPKDEDVERYRNGELVEPKKPIVWYVDPAIPERWRKYIKLGVEDWQAAFEEIGFKNAIVAKDYPADDPNFDPDDIRYSCYRYITTETANSMGPAWIDPRSGEIIQADVLFYHNVIKLLHNWQFVQLAQVDPKVREKVFDEETMGRALRYVAAHEIGHTLGLMHNMGASYAYPVDSLRSVTFTRKYGTTPSIMDYARFNYVAQPGDEGVNLLPPLLGVYDKYAIKWGYAPIAVENPEAERPILNKWIQEKQHDPMYHYGPQQFSLFSIVDPSALSESLGDDCMKANRYGIENLKYITRHLLEWTYDEGETFDKPEELYREIFSQYRRYIEHILVYLGGVYLDAPVMGDQKKAYKFVSEEKQREALAFILEQLRAFPDWYCQLEIERNFSFGNTKVAEYMGLVVGSLTSSGILSNLSVWEKQDGKDAYTPVEYMDDVYNLVMEPTLKRRDLNHYERVMQYNYILSLMMAEGKGITGEKGRRSLIEGDHADICSCSTIHLHERMAMSPADGSDTRIVANAVYHYELEKVYKLLKRVMNSGDRDTRAHYRNLYFEVSKFFEN; translated from the coding sequence ATGAATGTAAGGACAGGAATACTAATCTTTGCCGGTTTATTATTGGCAAAGACTAGTGAAGCTCAGTTGTTTGGCAAAAAGTTAGGAGAGTTAGGTCCCGTGACAACCAAACAAGATTCGGCGGTAGGAGCCAGTAGTTATGCCGATATTTTAAAAGATGCGGAGGTGCATGAAGGGATGTTTAAAATATTCAAGAAAAAACAGAAGGTGTATTTTGAAATACCTCAAAGTTTGTTGAATAAGGATATGTTGCTTTCTTCACGGGTAACCGCTACAAGTAATAATACCGATGTGTCGGGAGGAGAGATGCCTCTTCATCCGTTATTGGTAAAATTTACACGGGATGAGGAACAAGTGTATCTACATCGATTGAGCCCGTTGAATCAATGTGACCCGATGTCTCCGATCTATCAATCATTGCAAAGAAATAATGTAGATCCGATAATGGAGGCTTTTAAAATAGTGTGTGGGAATGCTGATTCTACCGGGGTTGTGATTGATGTTTCTTTTTTCTTTTGTTCGGATCAGAAGGAATTAAGTCCTTTTAAGCCGCGAACTCCATTGAGCTTTATTCTTGGGGAGAATCCTTTGGAGGGTAGTTTCTCTAGTGATAAATCGACGATATTAGAGGTGAAATCATTTCCTTTAAATCTGAATATTAAAAGTCGGTTAGTGTATACCGTTGATGATTATCCTTTTACGGCTATTATGACTCGTTCGATCATTCTGTTACCGGATAAGCCTATGAGACCACGTATATCTGATGTCCGAATCGGGTATTTTCCGTTACGAAAACATATTTATACGGAAAAGGTGGACGAGTTGAAAAAAGTAGATTATATCCAACGATGGCGAATCGAGCCTAAAGATGAGGATGTGGAGCGCTATCGTAATGGAGAACTGGTGGAACCGAAGAAGCCGATCGTATGGTACGTAGATCCTGCTATTCCTGAGCGATGGAGAAAATACATTAAATTGGGGGTTGAAGATTGGCAAGCGGCCTTTGAAGAAATCGGTTTTAAGAATGCGATAGTGGCTAAAGATTATCCAGCGGATGATCCAAATTTTGATCCGGATGACATTCGCTACTCGTGTTATCGTTATATCACGACAGAAACGGCAAATTCAATGGGGCCGGCTTGGATTGATCCTCGTTCGGGAGAAATCATACAGGCAGATGTATTGTTCTATCATAACGTGATAAAGTTGTTGCATAACTGGCAATTTGTTCAATTAGCCCAGGTTGATCCTAAGGTGAGGGAAAAGGTGTTTGACGAGGAAACGATGGGACGAGCATTGCGGTATGTGGCTGCTCATGAGATTGGTCATACGCTTGGGTTAATGCATAATATGGGGGCATCTTACGCCTATCCGGTAGATTCTTTACGTTCCGTGACGTTTACTCGGAAATATGGAACAACTCCTTCTATCATGGATTACGCTCGTTTTAATTATGTGGCGCAACCGGGAGACGAGGGGGTAAATTTACTTCCCCCACTTTTGGGAGTTTATGATAAATATGCCATAAAATGGGGGTATGCTCCTATTGCTGTCGAGAATCCAGAGGCAGAACGTCCAATTCTAAATAAATGGATACAAGAAAAACAGCATGATCCGATGTATCATTATGGACCTCAGCAGTTTTCTTTGTTTTCGATTGTTGATCCGTCTGCTTTATCCGAATCTTTAGGAGATGATTGTATGAAAGCTAATCGTTACGGGATTGAGAACTTGAAATATATTACGAGACATTTGTTAGAATGGACATATGATGAAGGAGAGACTTTTGATAAACCAGAAGAACTTTATCGGGAAATATTCAGCCAATACAGGAGGTATATTGAACATATCCTTGTTTATTTAGGAGGTGTTTATCTGGATGCTCCGGTTATGGGCGATCAAAAAAAAGCTTATAAATTCGTGAGCGAGGAAAAGCAAAGGGAAGCGTTGGCTTTTATATTAGAACAATTACGGGCATTTCCAGATTGGTATTGTCAACTTGAGATTGAACGAAATTTCTCATTTGGAAATACGAAAGTGGCCGAGTATATGGGATTGGTTGTTGGTTCTTTAACGTCAAGTGGTATATTATCAAATCTTTCTGTATGGGAAAAGCAGGATGGTAAAGATGCTTATACGCCAGTCGAGTATATGGACGACGTTTATAATTTAGTGATGGAACCGACGTTAAAACGTCGAGATCTTAATCATTATGAACGAGTGATGCAGTATAATTACATTTTGTCATTAATGATGGCCGAGGGAAAAGGAATTACGGGAGAGAAGGGGCGACGCTCGTTGATTGAAGGTGATCATGCTGATATATGTTCTTGTTCAACAATCCATTTACATGAACGTATGGCTATGAGTCCTGCTGACGGTTCTGATACGAGAATAGTGGCGAATGCTGTTTATCATTATGAGTTGGAAAAAGTTTATAAATTATTAAAACGAGTGATGAATTCGGGAGATCGGGATACACGGGCTCATTATCGTAATTTGTATTTCGAGGTATCGAAGTTTTTCGAGAATTAG
- a CDS encoding SusC/RagA family TonB-linked outer membrane protein yields the protein MMKFFMLFMLLTALQVNAVVKSQETLLNVNVARVSLVEVLKMIESKSDYTCLYSHEDVAKVDNLTVELKNATVREILDVCLKGTRLGYKIVDQTIVIRNLSEMEQKNGEIKQRTITGKVTDKSGAPLPGVTVMIKGLSVGTATDVTGSYKLAIPQEEKDFILQFSFVGMKTQEVKYVGKDTINVVLEEEVNTMDEVVITGYQRIDKRKNASSVISVKGSELQEGAAISIDNMLQGKLAGVNIINPTSTPGAAPKVRIRGASSISGNREPVWVVDGIILEDPVPISAEELNSLDNVNLIGNAIASINPEDIDRIDVLKDASATAIYGVKAANGVIVITTKKGKYGKPSVHYSGNVGISLRPSYNNLNRMNSKERIDVSKEIEERGLTFGIKPSNIGYEGALYDLYAKRITQEQFVDRVYDLEKVNTDWYDELFRTDVSHKHSLSISGGSEFVNYYFSAGYANTNAVVKGSDVESCNALLKLNLELSKKLNVGLSLRAYAATKKYLHGSIDPYGYAYNTSRAIPAYNEDGSYLFYNKTEGYETILNYNILNERDNTGRKIKNQTIDFMVDVNYKILSGLTFSGVFSLSKANTKDSEWANEKSYYITDLRGVNYGDELPTDRNFVETGCRLPYGGELKNDNTLSSTYTVRAGFNYFKRLHETHEIDVNVGSEARSVKYDGISTVQRGYLPDRGKKFVAINAAEWPLYNEWLMANPDVVVDRLTNVVSFYGTFTYTYDDRYTANFNIRTDGSNKFGQDKSTKFLPVWSAAVRWNIHNEMFFSNIQWMNLLALKGSYGVQGNVHSDQTPNLIVSMSGMDDVSKEYISSLNKLQNPYLKWEKTKSYNLALEFAFLNNRISGCAEYYLKKGEDQIITKRVSTVSGKRDVSINGGDVENKGWEFTLNGTPIKTKNFTWGLSLNMYQNYNKVTSKNQTQTYDYKDYLQGNLIMESKPLDGFYSYKFDGLDEEGLPKFKDIDEPDGISKEEMFAKAFAYSGKRVADFNGGFSTYFSFKGFTLNALFAFSVGKKVRLNNLYESTGQMLPLPQQNMSDEFVNRWRKGVNENTNIPALSDLSLAYSDMDRKYTISSNKWEMYNNADLRVVSGDFLRMRNISLSYNLPEHLYKRIGVSGVSLRLEAGNLWLWANKKLRGQDPEQMTLGSGTVPPTKSFTFGLNISL from the coding sequence GACCGTTCGGGAAATACTGGATGTTTGTTTAAAAGGAACTAGATTGGGATATAAAATCGTGGATCAGACGATTGTGATCCGTAATTTGAGTGAAATGGAGCAAAAAAATGGAGAGATAAAACAAAGAACGATCACGGGGAAAGTGACAGATAAAAGCGGGGCTCCTCTTCCGGGTGTAACAGTGATGATCAAAGGATTATCGGTAGGGACGGCTACAGACGTGACTGGCAGTTATAAGTTGGCTATTCCCCAAGAAGAGAAAGATTTTATCCTTCAATTTTCTTTTGTCGGAATGAAGACACAAGAGGTGAAATACGTGGGTAAAGATACGATTAATGTGGTGTTGGAAGAAGAGGTGAATACGATGGATGAGGTTGTTATTACCGGGTATCAACGTATTGATAAACGTAAAAATGCCAGTTCCGTGATCAGCGTGAAAGGGTCAGAGTTACAGGAAGGTGCTGCTATTTCGATTGATAATATGTTACAGGGAAAATTGGCTGGAGTGAATATTATCAACCCGACTTCAACACCCGGAGCAGCCCCGAAAGTGCGTATCCGGGGAGCCTCTTCTATTTCTGGAAATCGGGAACCGGTTTGGGTGGTGGATGGAATTATTTTGGAAGATCCGGTGCCAATTTCGGCTGAAGAGTTGAATAGTTTGGATAACGTGAATTTGATAGGCAACGCAATCGCTAGCATTAATCCGGAAGATATTGATCGTATTGATGTTTTGAAAGATGCGTCAGCCACTGCTATATATGGAGTGAAAGCAGCTAATGGTGTGATTGTGATCACGACAAAAAAGGGTAAATATGGGAAACCGTCAGTTCATTATTCTGGTAATGTAGGAATTAGTTTGAGGCCGAGTTATAATAATCTGAACCGGATGAATTCCAAGGAGAGAATTGATGTGTCTAAGGAGATTGAGGAGAGGGGATTGACGTTTGGAATAAAACCTTCTAATATCGGTTATGAAGGAGCTTTATATGATTTGTATGCTAAACGGATTACTCAGGAACAATTTGTGGATCGGGTGTATGATCTTGAAAAAGTAAATACGGATTGGTATGATGAACTTTTCAGAACGGACGTGTCTCATAAGCATTCATTATCAATTTCAGGAGGTTCGGAGTTTGTGAATTATTATTTTTCTGCTGGATATGCAAATACAAATGCCGTGGTGAAGGGGTCTGATGTGGAGAGTTGTAATGCTCTTTTGAAGTTGAATTTAGAATTGAGTAAAAAATTAAATGTCGGATTATCTTTAAGGGCTTACGCAGCAACAAAGAAATATTTGCATGGTTCTATCGATCCATACGGATATGCTTATAATACTTCTCGTGCAATTCCTGCTTATAATGAGGATGGATCTTATTTGTTTTATAATAAAACAGAGGGGTACGAAACCATTTTGAATTATAATATCCTTAATGAACGAGATAATACTGGCCGGAAGATAAAAAACCAGACTATTGATTTCATGGTAGATGTAAATTATAAAATACTATCAGGATTGACATTCTCCGGGGTGTTTTCTTTATCAAAAGCTAATACAAAGGATTCTGAATGGGCAAATGAGAAATCGTATTATATCACAGATTTGCGGGGTGTAAATTATGGTGATGAATTGCCGACAGATCGTAATTTCGTTGAGACGGGGTGCCGTTTACCTTATGGTGGGGAATTAAAAAATGATAATACATTGTCGTCTACATATACGGTGAGGGCTGGATTTAATTATTTCAAAAGATTGCATGAAACGCATGAAATAGACGTGAATGTGGGATCAGAAGCTCGTTCTGTAAAATATGATGGAATATCTACTGTGCAACGTGGATATTTGCCGGATAGAGGTAAGAAATTTGTTGCTATTAATGCAGCTGAATGGCCTTTGTATAACGAATGGCTGATGGCTAATCCGGATGTGGTGGTGGATCGTCTGACTAATGTGGTTTCTTTCTATGGAACTTTCACGTATACTTACGATGATCGTTACACGGCTAATTTTAATATTCGTACTGATGGATCGAATAAATTCGGACAGGATAAGAGTACAAAATTCTTGCCAGTATGGTCTGCTGCTGTTCGTTGGAATATTCATAACGAGATGTTCTTTAGTAATATCCAATGGATGAATTTATTGGCGTTGAAAGGATCATACGGGGTACAAGGTAATGTTCATTCAGATCAGACTCCGAATCTGATTGTGTCAATGAGCGGAATGGATGATGTTTCCAAAGAGTATATATCATCTTTGAATAAACTTCAGAATCCATATCTGAAATGGGAAAAGACAAAATCTTATAATTTAGCTTTGGAGTTTGCATTTTTGAATAATAGAATTAGCGGTTGTGCTGAGTATTATTTGAAAAAGGGTGAAGATCAAATTATAACTAAGCGAGTTTCAACAGTTTCCGGTAAGAGAGATGTTTCAATTAATGGAGGTGATGTGGAAAATAAGGGTTGGGAATTTACGTTAAATGGAACTCCTATAAAAACAAAGAATTTTACATGGGGACTCTCTTTGAATATGTATCAGAATTATAATAAAGTGACCAGTAAGAATCAGACGCAAACTTATGATTATAAGGATTATTTGCAAGGGAATCTGATCATGGAGTCTAAACCTTTGGATGGTTTTTATTCCTATAAGTTTGATGGTTTGGATGAAGAGGGGTTGCCGAAATTTAAAGATATAGACGAGCCGGATGGTATCTCAAAAGAGGAAATGTTTGCTAAAGCATTTGCGTATTCCGGGAAACGGGTGGCTGATTTTAACGGAGGATTTTCGACTTATTTCAGTTTTAAAGGTTTTACGCTGAATGCGTTGTTTGCTTTCTCTGTGGGTAAAAAAGTTCGGTTGAATAATTTATATGAATCTACGGGGCAGATGTTGCCTTTGCCTCAGCAAAATATGTCAGATGAATTTGTAAATCGTTGGAGAAAAGGGGTAAATGAGAATACGAATATTCCAGCGTTGTCAGATTTGAGTTTAGCTTATTCTGATATGGACCGTAAATATACAATATCCAGTAATAAGTGGGAGATGTATAATAATGCAGATTTACGGGTTGTGTCGGGTGATTTTTTACGAATGAGGAATATTTCGCTGAGTTATAATTTACCGGAACATCTTTATAAACGCATCGGAGTGTCCGGAGTTAGTTTACGTTTAGAGGCTGGAAATCTTTGGTTGTGGGCCAATAAGAAATTAAGAGGACAGGATCCGGAGCAGATGACCTTGGGATCAGGTACCGTGCCCCCGACGAAGAGTTTTACTTTTGGATTAAATATTTCACTTTAA
- a CDS encoding putative zinc-binding metallopeptidase — protein sequence MRTYKLLSLILVLGIGFSACYDEDAIHTTKGDIPYELKEGGDEVDQYIYKFYQENGSIIMVDYDTIDYQWNMSGLAKNVYLTKQEDRVVLMKGFSMLEKTFLNIYDTDFKKKYFPLKLLIGEQVGRMNWGVLEDNAALAGLSYLALGKIREGVENLSEEELRSIRESTNGVFWQEYLLQNGIIQVPESFYEVSKGYYQAFLEYLPENEGVTDVDVRDYGFWYRDLSNPYSLVTPNKEGDFRDFMGVILTVPYEELKLVLDTHSKLKDKYDILVNYFKMKYQIDLVAIGNKQFK from the coding sequence ATGAGAACATATAAATTACTATCGTTAATCCTTGTTTTGGGTATAGGATTTTCAGCCTGTTATGATGAGGATGCCATTCATACGACGAAGGGAGATATTCCTTATGAACTGAAGGAAGGAGGAGATGAGGTTGATCAATATATTTATAAATTTTATCAAGAAAACGGATCCATCATTATGGTTGATTACGATACGATTGATTACCAATGGAACATGAGTGGACTGGCAAAAAATGTTTACCTGACAAAACAGGAAGACCGTGTCGTTTTGATGAAAGGGTTTTCTATGTTGGAAAAAACATTTTTGAATATTTATGATACTGACTTTAAAAAGAAATATTTCCCATTGAAATTGTTGATCGGAGAGCAAGTAGGGCGGATGAATTGGGGCGTATTGGAGGATAATGCAGCTTTGGCGGGGCTTAGTTATTTGGCTTTAGGAAAAATACGAGAAGGGGTAGAGAATTTGTCAGAAGAAGAGTTGAGAAGTATTCGAGAGTCAACTAACGGGGTGTTTTGGCAAGAGTATCTATTACAAAATGGTATTATTCAGGTGCCGGAGAGTTTTTATGAAGTGAGTAAGGGGTATTATCAAGCGTTTTTAGAATATTTGCCGGAAAATGAGGGAGTGACTGATGTGGATGTAAGAGATTATGGTTTTTGGTATAGGGATCTTTCAAATCCTTATTCATTGGTAACACCTAATAAAGAAGGTGATTTTAGAGATTTCATGGGAGTAATTCTAACAGTTCCTTATGAAGAGTTAAAACTCGTGTTAGATACTCATAGTAAATTGAAAGATAAATATGACATTTTGGTAAATTATTTTAAAATGAAATATCAGATTGATCTTGTTGCTATAGGGAATAAACAGTTTAAATAA
- a CDS encoding RagB/SusD family nutrient uptake outer membrane protein: MKKLIYIIIVVFFSSCENFLEESSQDLIIPKTVKDYSEFLFGEGYIRDNTSIHTYLDIMTDDVEEKANTWPIMQSDIRGDGYGYFCWQPNPEYRFTGALNADNAWETYYSKILIANNVIDLLDDAEGTQSDKDDLLGEAYFLRAYCYFILVNLYGEPYEKETADKALGIPFNYEHSVRERTYQRETLARSYELIEKDLKKSIQLLESTDYTKTVFRISKGAAYLLASRFYLYKKDYEQVIFYADKVLAVNSALYDIRTLTEEDYVFTKENPEIIWTYGDYEVNYLSAAYRGCFPVAMAFYNSFHANDVRKRTYVKDDWGDLIVGKGAANTGVYGFAFRTAEAYLNRAEANAELGHTDLALDDIEHLRKYRFEVEVPITVSTKTDVIQLVRQERRFELCFEQHRWFDLRRWDRPRIEHIYTTDMNSSQKVKFVLEENDKAYTLPLPVEVKEFDYNLENINRPERKGVIVQ, from the coding sequence ATGAAGAAATTGATATATATAATAATTGTGGTATTTTTCTCTTCGTGTGAAAATTTTCTAGAAGAGAGTTCTCAGGATTTGATTATTCCTAAAACGGTAAAGGATTATAGTGAATTCTTGTTTGGGGAAGGGTATATTAGAGATAATACTTCGATTCATACGTATTTGGATATTATGACGGATGATGTTGAAGAAAAAGCGAATACCTGGCCTATTATGCAGTCAGATATTCGGGGAGATGGGTATGGTTATTTTTGTTGGCAACCGAATCCGGAGTATCGTTTTACCGGAGCATTGAATGCGGATAATGCTTGGGAAACGTATTATAGTAAGATTCTTATTGCTAATAATGTTATTGATTTGTTGGATGATGCGGAAGGAACTCAGAGCGATAAAGATGATTTACTAGGGGAAGCTTATTTTTTGCGTGCATATTGTTATTTTATACTAGTAAACTTGTACGGTGAACCTTACGAGAAAGAAACGGCTGATAAAGCTTTAGGTATTCCCTTTAATTATGAGCATAGTGTGAGGGAACGGACATATCAACGGGAAACATTGGCACGTTCTTACGAATTGATAGAGAAAGACCTGAAAAAGTCTATTCAACTTCTTGAATCCACGGATTATACGAAAACGGTTTTTCGGATATCCAAAGGTGCTGCTTATTTGTTAGCCTCCAGATTTTATCTATACAAAAAAGACTATGAACAAGTTATTTTTTATGCGGATAAGGTTTTAGCTGTAAATTCAGCTTTATATGATATTCGGACGTTAACGGAAGAAGATTATGTATTTACAAAAGAAAATCCTGAGATCATTTGGACATACGGTGATTATGAAGTGAATTATCTTAGTGCTGCGTATCGTGGGTGTTTCCCTGTTGCCATGGCGTTTTATAATTCGTTTCATGCAAATGACGTCCGAAAACGGACTTACGTGAAAGATGATTGGGGGGATTTGATTGTTGGGAAAGGTGCTGCAAATACAGGAGTATATGGCTTCGCTTTTCGTACGGCAGAGGCTTATCTGAATCGAGCTGAGGCTAATGCGGAGTTGGGACATACGGATTTAGCTTTAGATGATATTGAACATCTTCGAAAATATCGTTTTGAAGTAGAGGTTCCAATAACAGTTTCTACGAAAACAGATGTTATTCAATTGGTTCGGCAGGAACGTCGTTTTGAGTTGTGTTTCGAGCAACATCGTTGGTTTGACCTTCGGCGTTGGGATCGTCCAAGAATAGAGCACATTTACACGACAGACATGAATAGTTCTCAAAAAGTGAAATTTGTACTTGAAGAGAATGATAAAGCGTACACTTTGCCTTTGCCTGTGGAGGTAAAAGAGTTTGACTATAATCTGGAGAATATCAATCGTCCGGAGAGAAAAGGTGTTATTGTACAATAA